One Flavobacterium sp. 90 DNA segment encodes these proteins:
- a CDS encoding DUF1963 domain-containing protein → MLFPDYLKEFENDLLKYKLDFIKIDAKPLQNETTLSFTQSKFLGKPYLPIEFEYPKDKTGKPMILLAQLNFSEIPSLENYPDKGILQFYIPSEDWYDMEDYKIIYHEEIKDNQTNFEFLKEELYEDFPVYCEHSLNFSKHEEYGGSEDFRFDYTFNDLDYSDFQEKLSESQKEELEKFFYNIGHKIGGYAFFTQSDPRDYKNATNDILLLQIDTDEEIMFGDSGVANFFIDKEDLINKRFDKAYFNWDCC, encoded by the coding sequence ATGCTATTCCCTGACTATTTAAAAGAATTTGAAAATGATTTATTAAAATATAAATTAGACTTTATTAAAATTGATGCAAAACCATTGCAAAACGAAACAACTTTAAGTTTCACCCAAAGCAAATTTTTAGGAAAACCATATTTACCAATTGAATTCGAATATCCGAAAGACAAGACAGGAAAACCAATGATTTTGTTGGCGCAATTAAACTTTTCCGAAATTCCCTCATTAGAAAACTACCCTGATAAGGGAATATTGCAATTTTATATTCCAAGTGAAGATTGGTATGACATGGAGGATTATAAAATAATATACCACGAAGAAATAAAAGATAATCAAACAAATTTTGAGTTTCTAAAAGAAGAATTATATGAAGATTTTCCTGTTTACTGCGAACATAGTTTGAATTTTTCTAAGCACGAAGAATATGGCGGAAGTGAAGATTTTAGATTTGATTATACTTTTAATGACTTAGATTATTCAGATTTTCAAGAAAAATTGAGTGAGTCTCAAAAAGAAGAATTAGAAAAATTCTTTTATAACATTGGTCATAAAATTGGAGGATATGCCTTTTTCACTCAATCAGATCCAAGAGATTATAAAAATGCAACAAATGATATCTTGTTACTTCAAATTGATACTGATGAAGAAATCATGTTTGGAGATAGTGGAGTTGCAAACTTTTTTAT
- the nadC gene encoding carboxylating nicotinate-nucleotide diphosphorylase: MISEVQFQTELELLISNAIREDVGTGDYSSLACIPETAHGQAKLLVKDQGVIAGVALAKKIFEFVDPKLKIKTFIEDGTHVEYGDVVFEVSGSSQSILKSERVVLNTMQRMSAIATKTAQYVQLLDGTGAKILDTRKTTPNFRAAEKWAVKIGGGENHRFALYDMVMLKDNHIDFAGGITLAIKKTKEYLTANNLDLKIIVEARNLDEIREILLSDGVHRILIDNFNYEDTKTAVALIGKKCQTESSGNINEKTIREYALCGVNYISSGALTHSVYNMDLSLKAF; the protein is encoded by the coding sequence ATGATTAGCGAAGTACAATTTCAGACAGAATTAGAACTATTGATTAGTAATGCAATTCGCGAAGATGTAGGCACGGGAGATTATAGTTCATTGGCGTGTATTCCGGAAACGGCGCACGGACAAGCTAAATTATTGGTGAAAGATCAGGGAGTTATTGCTGGTGTTGCACTAGCAAAAAAGATTTTTGAATTTGTAGATCCAAAATTAAAAATCAAGACTTTTATTGAAGATGGAACGCATGTAGAATATGGTGATGTGGTTTTTGAAGTTTCGGGAAGTTCTCAGTCTATTTTAAAGTCTGAAAGAGTGGTTTTGAACACGATGCAACGTATGTCTGCAATTGCAACAAAAACAGCACAATATGTGCAGCTTCTTGATGGAACCGGAGCAAAAATTTTAGATACTCGCAAAACGACGCCAAATTTCAGAGCTGCTGAAAAATGGGCTGTTAAAATAGGAGGTGGAGAAAATCACCGTTTTGCACTTTATGATATGGTAATGCTTAAGGATAATCATATTGATTTTGCGGGCGGAATTACGCTTGCAATTAAGAAAACTAAAGAATATTTAACAGCAAATAATCTGGATTTGAAAATTATTGTTGAGGCTAGAAATCTGGATGAAATTCGCGAGATTCTTTTAAGCGACGGTGTTCACAGAATTTTGATCGACAACTTTAATTACGAAGATACTAAAACTGCCGTTGCGTTAATTGGTAAAAAATGCCAAACTGAATCTTCTGGAAATATCAACGAAAAAACGATTCGTGAATATGCTTTATGTGGTGTAAATTATATTTCGTCTGGAGCATTGACGCATTCAGTTTACAACATGGATCTGAGTCTGAAAGCGTTTTAA
- a CDS encoding DNA alkylation repair protein, translating to MGLIKDIYSVTFYENFGQAVAEVHPTFNKQKFIESIYEGDFAQKEWKDRMKHTTVVLNQFMPQNFPEAVALIDKIIENLKKNNFTDGNLAFIFFADYIEMYGLDDFKTSAKAFVSITQFISCEFAVRPFVLKYKQEMIDEMIKWSLHENHHVRRLSSEGSRPRLPWAMAIPFLKKDPSSILPILENLKNDPSEYVRRSVANNLNDIAKDNPQIVLEIASKWKGFSKETDGIIKHGCRTLLKQGHPEVLSHYGLESTNIELSSFEIKTPIVKIGDYLQFQFHLNNKNEEAKTIRLEYAVHYKKSKGHLAKKVFKISEKIYQPDQLTKVDRNQSFKLITTRVFHTGIHQLSIIINGTESEVLEFELVD from the coding sequence ATGGGATTAATTAAAGATATTTACTCGGTTACATTTTACGAAAATTTTGGTCAGGCTGTCGCCGAAGTGCATCCAACATTCAACAAACAAAAATTTATTGAAAGCATTTACGAAGGCGATTTTGCTCAAAAAGAATGGAAAGACCGCATGAAACATACCACTGTGGTTTTGAATCAGTTTATGCCTCAAAATTTTCCCGAAGCAGTTGCTTTAATTGATAAAATCATTGAAAATCTCAAGAAAAACAATTTCACAGACGGAAATCTGGCTTTCATATTTTTTGCCGATTATATCGAAATGTATGGTTTAGACGATTTTAAAACTTCGGCGAAAGCCTTTGTTTCCATCACTCAATTTATAAGCTGCGAATTTGCCGTTCGTCCTTTTGTTTTAAAATACAAACAAGAAATGATTGACGAAATGATCAAATGGTCGTTGCATGAAAACCATCACGTCCGCCGATTGTCAAGTGAAGGAAGCCGCCCAAGATTACCGTGGGCAATGGCAATTCCGTTTTTAAAAAAAGATCCATCTTCTATACTTCCCATTTTAGAAAACCTGAAAAATGATCCTTCAGAATATGTTCGCCGAAGCGTTGCCAATAATCTAAATGATATTGCAAAAGATAATCCACAAATTGTGCTAGAAATCGCCAGCAAATGGAAAGGTTTCAGCAAAGAAACCGACGGAATTATAAAACACGGTTGCCGAACTTTATTAAAACAAGGACATCCGGAAGTTCTAAGTCATTATGGTTTGGAAAGCACTAATATCGAACTTTCTTCTTTCGAAATTAAAACACCAATCGTGAAAATTGGAGATTATTTGCAGTTTCAATTTCACTTAAATAATAAAAATGAAGAAGCAAAAACAATTCGCTTAGAATATGCCGTTCATTACAAAAAATCAAAAGGCCATTTGGCTAAAAAAGTCTTCAAAATCAGCGAGAAAATTTATCAGCCAGATCAATTAACTAAAGTCGATCGAAATCAATCTTTCAAACTCATTACAACGCGAGTTTTCCATACTGGAATTCACCAATTGTCGATTATCATTAACGGAACTGAAAGTGAAGTTTTGGAATTTGAACTTGTTGACTGA